In Coccidioides posadasii str. Silveira chromosome 4, complete sequence, one genomic interval encodes:
- a CDS encoding uncharacterized protein (EggNog:ENOG410PPHI~COG:I~MEROPS:MER0209507~BUSCO:11813at33183) — protein sequence MFSLDTDGGFRMMLARNWRRRGMFDEVSFIFPNAPSIPITVNFGMTMPAWYDIATLSVTATEEEFLRQQDEPGILRSRDYFNSLIKEEMDKGIKPSRIVLGGFSQGGAMSLITGLTCKEKLGGIFALSCYLPLSNKIKELLPENWPNEKTPVFMAHGNADSVVKFEFGQSSAKHLKEMGMEVDFNEYPGMGHSGDPLEIQDLEKFLAKVIPPESKEASPGL from the exons ATGTTTTCTCTCGATACTGATGGGGGGTTTAGGATGATGCTTGCTCGGAATTGGCGCCGTCGAGGCATGTTCGATGAAGTGTCGTTCATATTCCCTAACGCGCCCTCAATCCCAATTACAGTT AATTTCGGCATGACCATGCCGGCTTGGTACGACATCGCAACGCTCTCGGTCACT GCCACTGAGGAAGAATTCCTTAGACAGCAAGACGAGCCGGGAATCCTGCGATCTCGTGATTATTTCAACTCCCTCATCAAAGAGGAAATGGACAAAGGAATCAAACCTTCCCGTATCGTTCTTGGCGGCTTTTCACAGGGCGGAGCAATGTCGCTGATAACTGGCCTCACATGCAAAGAGAAGCTTGGAGGAATTTTTGCTCTTTCCTGCTACCTGCCTCTTTCCAACAAGATCAAGGAACTACTTCCCGAAAACTGGCCGAATGAGAAGACACCGGTCTTCATGGCACACGGGAATGCGGATTCAGTTGTGAAGTTTGAGTTTGGGCAGAGTTCGGCCAAGCATCTCAAGGAGATGGGCATGGAGGTCGACTTCAATGAATACCC TGGAATGGGCCACTCAGGTGACCCTCTCGAGATCCAAGACCTTGAGAAGTTTTTGGCGAAGGTAATTCCGCCAGAGTCGAAAGAGGCTTCGCCTGGATTATGA
- a CDS encoding uncharacterized protein (EggNog:ENOG410PI0W~COG:S~BUSCO:8039at33183): protein MEYHSVPPEERARGPKGNLLPFGYVYKDESRNPRRPPEETGSFGKRRNARYSSTRSGTRTGTPAKRENQNVAEFGRLFALQQEEEQAQRKMLPSTASSTTIDPSRKTAAPVATECILYGYKDRTWEWKVIDRFERISQGFICEDYPRTDPDIAPKYPQLLSAGDVIHRNLSAEANKKAKRYAGGEHWIKVTFDSFTSADRACFFSPQEIDGYTVHCELYHGHGPNDDVALAKGDLEPRQESLPKPYTLPPSATNNLLQGGDIDSTVFPRSFESVSFRRDSQPFADTASQLSTTTASSATATAIASENDAVRQRAPQKSQSEFMTHIPTVRRAVLRPVSEALPPQPSVGERIIRSIPILSWFSGDIVGDGPVLKEDGSFDHEKSNLYWRFWYMVDVVLGTDLCGLKEDS from the exons ATGGAATATCATTCGGTGCCTCCCGAGGAACGCGCAAGAGGACCGAAAGGAAATCTCCTGCCTTTTGGCTATGTATATAAAGA CGAGTCCCGAAACCCGAGGAGACCCCCCGAGGAGACTGGATCGTTTGGAAAGAGGCGGAATGCCCGATACAGCTCTACCCGTTCCGGCACTCGGACTGGCACTCCGGCCAAGCGTGAAAATCAGAATGTTGCAGAATTCGGCAGGTTGTTCGCTCTCcagcaagaagaagaacaagccCAGAGAAAGATGTTACCTTCCACTGCCTCCTCAACCACAATCGATCCCTCTCGCAAAACCGCCGCTCCTGTTGCCACTGAATGTATCCTCTATGGATACAAGGATAGGACATGGGAGTGGAAGGTTATTGATCGGTTTGAGCGCATCTCACAAGGGTTTATCTGCGAAGATTATCCCCGTACCGATCCGGATATCGCTCCAAAATACCCGCAGTTACTGAGTGCTGGAGACGTAATACATAGAAACCTCTCTGCGGAGGCCAATAAAAAGGCAAAGAGATATGCTGGGGGTGAACACTGGATCAAAGTCACTTTCGACTCTTTCACCTCCGCTGACCGGGCTTGCTTCTTTTCACCTCAAGAAATTGATGGATATACCGTCCATTGCGAGCTTTATCATGGCCACGGACCCAATGATGATGTTGCTCTTGCAAAAGGAGATCTTGAACCAAGGCAAGAAAGTTTACCAAAGCCATATACATTACCGCCTTCGGCAACAAATAATTTGCTCCAAGGGGGAGATATCGATAGTACCGTTTTCCCTCGTTCCTTCGAATCTGTTTCTTTCCGACGTGATAGCCAGCCTTTTGCCGACACGGCCTCTCAACTGTCCACAACTACTGCTAGCTCGGCAACTGCGACCGCCATAGCATCTGAGAATGACGCCGTCCGTCAGCGAGCCCCGCAGAAGTCTCAATCTGAATTTATGACCCACATCCCAACTGTTCGTCGGGCGGTGCTTCGACCGGTATCTGAAGCGCTACCTCCACAGCCTTCTGTGGGTGAGCGCATCATTCGGTCCATCCCTATCCTTAGTTGGTTCAGTGGCGACATTGTTGGGGATGGACCCGTTTTGAAAGAAGATGGTAGTTTCGATCATGAGAAATCGAATTTATACTGGCGATTTTGGTACATGGTTGATGTGGTGCTTGGAACAGATCTATGTGGATTAAAAGAGGACTCTTAG
- a CDS encoding uncharacterized protein (EggNog:ENOG410PQ4J~COG:P~TransMembrane:3 (o50-70i144-162o168-187i)~BUSCO:15538at33183) produces MSHGLSARHGVAGHSHGGGPDSSIMAMVFQNFIQTPLYTEAWTPATGGTYAATCIFLIVLAMLGRGLIAVKAMLDERWLNQALERRFVVVAGQTPESERAYNDPGAKNATLLTERGVEEKVRVVRRTSGAPVMPWRFSVDLPRAAFVTVMVGVGYLLMLAVMTMNVGYFLSVLGGVFLGDLAVGRYAHRSDEH; encoded by the exons ATGTCTCACGGTCTTAGCGCTCGTCACGGCGTTGCCGGGCACTCTCATGGCGGTGGCCCGGACTCGTCAATCATGGCCATGGTCTTCCAGAATTTCATTCAAACACCGCTATACACCGAGGCGTGGACGCCAGCAACGGGCGGCACGTATGCCGCAACCTGTATCTTTCTGATTGTGTTGGCAATGCTCGGGCGCGGCCTGATCGCTGTTAAGGCCATGCTCGACGAGCGGTGGCTGAACCAGGCACTTGAAAGGCGATTTGTCGTCGTCGCAGGTCAAACTCCCGAATCCGAACGGGCGTATAATGACCCAGGAGCGAAAAATGCGACTTTGTTGACTGAGAGAGGAGTGGAGGAGAAAGTGAGGGTTGTGAGACGAACGTCAGGTGCGCCGGTGATGCCATGGCGGTTCAGTGTGGACCTACCTCGAGCAGCTTTCGTGACGGTCATGGTCGGTGTTGGTTACTTGCT CATGCTGGCTGTCATGACTATGAATGTGGGATACTTCCTTTCCGTGCTTGGAGGTGTGTTCCTGGGAGATCTTGCTGTTGGGCGGTATGCTCATCGGTCGGACGAGCATTAA
- a CDS encoding uncharacterized protein (SECRETED:SignalP(1-19)~EggNog:ENOG410PWXE~COG:O~BUSCO:15163at33183), with translation MHLSGIVFAFSALISLSTAHFRLVDPPPRGFSEDMLTRFPCGGQSMSKSRTSVSLTDLEMPIALEMGHDQTAVQVLLALGSHPGSNFNITLVPTFRQVGLGDFCLPSVSLDEQRLGVKPVDGMNATLQVVTNGDPNGGLYNCADITFSSTTEYTVPSSCKNGTGVAATPFSGEAATRNANESTPNGQPQRGNSGSGPTSNIAGHLETATWGVLGAIVVGGVALL, from the exons ATGCATCTCTCAGGAATAGTCTTTGCGTTCAGTGCTCTCATTTCCCTCTCCACAGCCCATTTCAGGCTGGTTGACCCGCCACCCAGAGGTTTTTCGGAGGACATGCTCACTAGGTTCCCTTGCGGCGGCCAATCAATGTCCAAGTCCCGTACCAGCGTTTCCTTAACCGATCTCGAGATGCCCATCGCATTGGAGATGGGCCATGATCAGACAGCTGTGCAGGTATTATTGGCGCTGGGCAGCCACCCGGGATCGAACTTCAACATCACCTTGGTGCCGACATTTAGGCAAGTTGGGCTGGGAGACTTTTGCTTGCCATCTGTTAGCTTAGATGAGCAGCGTCTGGGTGTGAAGCCGGTAGATGGGATGAATGCCACGCTGCAGGTCGTGACAAACGGAGACCCAAATGGTGGATTGTATAAT TGCGCCGATATCACGTTCTCTTCCACAACGGAGTATACCGTTCCCAGCAGCTGCAAAAACGGCACCGGAGTCGCGGCCACGCCATTCTCGGGAGAAGCAGCAACACGTAATGCAAACGAGTCCACGCCGAACGGACAGCCGCAACGTGGCAACTCTGGATCTGGACCAACATCGAATATAGCTGGTCATTTGGAGACAGCTACCTGGGGAGTTTTAGGCGCAATTGTTGTAGGGGGTGTTGCGTTGCTATAA
- a CDS encoding uncharacterized protein (EggNog:ENOG410PQYN~COG:S), with product MIIDHDALQETLRSAGQARIAEAKGEQPPTLPIEPDSPDDIPPETQTLFREGSDYYRTPRAGHPRSTNRYPLRSYDLMVNYSSYAFMELISPRPPLMVAGADADTRYFSEEAVARAKEPKELFLVPGKTHIGLYDDLSVSFPKLLDFMIKSLAL from the coding sequence ATGATCATCGATCACGACGCGCTTCAAGAGACACTAAGATCAGCTGGTCAGGCCCGTATTGCAGAGGCCAAGGGAGAACAGCCGCCGACTCTGCCAATTGAGCCCGACAGCCCCGACGATATACCGCCAGAGACCCAAACACTGTTTCGCGAGGGGAGCGATTATTATCGCACCCCGCGTGCAGGCCATCCGAGATCGACAAACCGGTACCCCCTGAGAAGCTACGACCTGATGGTCAATTATTCATCATACGCTTTCATGGAATTGATCTCGCCTCGTCCTCCCCTAATGGTAGCTGGAGCTGATGCGGACACCCGGTATTTCAGCGAGGAAGCCGTAGCACGCGCAAAGGAGCCCAAAGAGCTGTTTCTCGTTCCTGGAAAGACCCATATTGGCCTGTATGATGATCTGAGTGTGTCTTTTCCGAAGCTTCTTGACTTCATGATCAAATCCCTCGCTCTTTGA
- the EGD1 gene encoding Nascent polypeptide-associated complex subunit beta (EggNog:ENOG410PPVK~COG:K~BUSCO:15555at33183), whose product MDQAKLARLQQSVRIGGKGTPRRKTKKVHKSSGTDDKKLQTSLKKLNVQPIQAIEEVNMFKEDGNVIHFAAPKVQASVPSNTFAIYGNGEEKELTELVPGILNQLGPDSLASLRKLAESYQNMQKKEGEAKKEGEEDDEDIPDLVGETFESKVE is encoded by the exons ATGGATCAGGCGAAATTGGCTAGACTGCAGCAGAGCGTGCGGATTG G AGGAAAGGGTACTCCCCGCCGCAAGACAAAGAAGGTCCACAAGTCGTCCGGAACCGATGACAAGAAGCTGCAAACCTCTCTTAAGAAGCTCAATGTCCAGCCAATCCAAGCTATTGAGGAGGTGAACATGTTCAAGGAGGATGGCAACGTGATCCACTTTGCTGCTCCTAAGG TCCAAGCCTCCGTCCCAAGCAACACCTTCGCCATCTACGGCAACGGCGAAGAGAAAGAACTCACTGAACTCGTACCCGGAATCCTCAACCAACTCGGCCCCGACTCCCTTGCTTCCCTCCGCAAACTCGCTGAAAGCTACCAGAACATGCAGAAGAAGGAAGGTGAGGCTAAGAAGGAGGGCGAAGAGGACGATGAGGATATTCCTGATCTGGTTGGAGAGACATTCGAGTCCAAGGTGGAGTAA
- a CDS encoding uncharacterized protein (EggNog:ENOG410PHDJ~COG:Q): MSQERKDDRPAASSEQDKHHEPDTPVAPSGFQGLLSLATPLTRFVLYPMDQLKLVGSNLRQMVSKKFDPEKDIIDQDGKVILITGGNAGLGKETVLQLAKHNPLRIYLAARNSSNAQAAIDDIQKQLPQHADIRHLPLDLSSFSSIRAAAREFTSRNERLDTLILNAGVMDPLPNRTEDGFEVDFGTNHLGHFLFTKLLLPILTKTAQETKSAGKPADVRIIVVASMAWQMSPPLSTMLSTDSLLALNPPTRYGASKAANIAFASELARRYPELSCVSLHPGVIITGLYDSLMATNPVARVGLRIAKSITVDEKQGSLNHLWTAGSERGALRSGEYYTPVGVGGWKNKWAEDRELGRTLWEWSEEAIRDQKK, encoded by the exons ATGTCACAGGAGCGCAAAGACGACCGTCCGGCCGCATCATCcgagcaagacaaacatcaTGAGCCAGACACTCCGGTAGCTCCCTCGGGGTTCCAGGGGTTACTCTCGCTCGCCACTCCGCTGACACGCTTTGTCTTATATCCTATGGACCAGCTCAAGCTGGTGGGATCAAACCTGCGACAGATGGTGAGCAAGAAATTTGACCCTGAGAAAGATATCATTGATCAAGACGGCAAGGTCATTTTAATCACCGGAG GAAACGCCGGACTTGGGAAAGAAACAGTCCTCCAGCTCGCCAAACACAATCCATTGCGCATCTACCTCGCCGCGCGCAATAGCTCTAACGCCCAAGCCGCAATCGATGACATCCAAAAGCAACTCCCACAGCATGCCGATATCCGCCATCTGCCTCTCGACCTCTCGTCCTTCAGTTCGATCCGTGCTGCAGCACGTGAGTTCACCTCCAGGAACGAACGTCTCGACACCCTCATCCTCAATGCCGGCGTAATGGATCCATTGCCCAACCGTACCGAAGACGGTTTCGAGGTCGATTTCGGCACAAACCACCTCGGTCACTTCCTCTTCACCAAGCTCCTCCTGCCCATCCTCACCAAAACCGCCCAAGAAACCAAGTCCGCCGGCAAACCAGCTGACGTGcgcatcatcgtcgtcgcaTCAATGGCCTGGCAGATGTCCCCGCCACTATCCACCATGCTCTCGACGGACTCCCTCCTCGCACTCAACCCACCCACTCGTTACGGCGCCTCCAAGGCTGCAAACATCGCCTTTGCATCCGAACTGGCCCGTCGCTATCCCGAATTATCCTGTGTCTCTCTGCATCCGGGTGTGATCATCACCGGTCTGTATGATTCGCTAATGGCTACGAACCCGGTGGCCCGGGTGGGTTTGAGAATAGCTAAATCTATTACCGTGGACGAGAAGCAGGGCAGTCTTAACCACCTTTGGACGGCAGGCTCGGAGAGAGGAGCTCTCAGGAGCGGGGAGTATTATACACCCGTTGGTGTGGGAGGGTGGAAGAATAAGTGGGCAGAGGATAGAGAGTTGGGACGAACGCTGTGGGAATGGTCCGAGGAGGCCATTCGAGAccaaaagaaataa
- a CDS encoding uncharacterized protein (EggNog:ENOG410PW4H~COG:K) yields the protein MSVVRPRVKVACKLCHSRRVKCDRTEESACTNCQLAGQECQSIISRRGKYKRHRNEPGRVRSVRGLKNGGPLPDPSPKGDSTVNSHAGLPAITQEACETVAAPRETCEEAPPPPVDSSSNTQGNDNEMVHYGDSFNLNYIFREMCDPFDTASGVCSPEKNSENLKNLESLYLENLDGLTRLALDERKRDDNLRLRSHGAFRMPPKEVGDELIRVFFRYSLPMSSLLFDREDFCLKYESGRISPLLLHAIHFVAIIHCEDSVYKAAGFQNRHEASCAFYHRAKALYDANYESDSIVNLQTVCLLSQWWGTPTEQKYTWHWMGIAASLAQSLELHRSRAYANLNTKHRKLRRRMWWGIYILDILESLILGQTPHINDAYCDVSQLTEDDFDDEDEEIIESHMLGKRTTESTLFLIYLSDLTTKISRCLLMTFGANADESTRTESLETLSSWETSLPKELHYPTSTISIQNGFWASLLHLLYYTCRILLHRNGSHFPDRMAVGTTTFDAAVKVVRMLEDLLSSDALCFSPLYVIAPTFASLSTHIANMQSSSQKVRDVSEHRVHLCMLVLDKLQDYWPPVAWNYRLFSRILQALKARQSVDKCPPYQDFSANAGFRTPQPGSSSSRHNQNSLGESFVCGLASEFPMVDATVEPVDIATTAFSFGGLLMNPQFNAEIPFLYQENAYNPGL from the exons ATGTCAGTTGTTAGGCCCCGGGTGAAAGTCGCATGTAAGCTATGTCACTCGAGGAGAGTCAAATGTGACCGAACGGAAGAATCGGCATGCACCAACTGTCAGCTTGCTGGTCAGGAATGCCAGTCCATCATTTCACGGCGTGGAAA ATACAAACGACACCGAAATGAACCGGGCCGGGTACGTTCAGTCAGAGGATTAAAAAATGGAGGCCCTCTGCCCGACCCTTCCCCGAAAGGCGATTCCACTGTCAATTCGCATGCCGGCCTGCCGGCTATCACCCAGGAAGCGTGCGAGACCGTTGCAGCTCCTAGGGAAACATGTGAAGAAGCGCCGCCTCCGCCTGTGGACTCCAGTTCTAACACCCAAGGGAACGACAACGAAATGGTCCACTATGGGGATAGCTTTAACCTGAATTATATCTTCCGTGAAATGTGTGACCCGTTCGATACGGCCTCAGGTGTATGCTCCCCAGAGAAAAACTCGGAAAACCTAAAAAACTTGGAGAGCCTGTATCTCGAGAATCTGGATGGCTTGACAAGACTTGCACTCGATGAGCGAAAGAGAGACGATAATTTACGTTTACGCAGCCATGGAGCGTTTAGGATGCCTCCTAAGGAGGTTGGCGACGAGCTGATAAGGGTATTCTTCCGGTACTCTTTACCGATGTCATCGTTGCTCTTTGACCGAGAAGACTTTTGCCTAAAGTACGAGAGCGGGCGTATTTCTCCGCTACTTTTGCATGCTATCCATTTCGTTGCGATTATTCATTGCGAGGATTCCGTTTACAAAGCAGCTGGTTTTCAAAATCGACATGAAGCGAGTTGCGCTTTTTATCATAGAGCGAAAGCGTTGTATGACGCAAATTACGAGTCGGATTCGATAGTCAATCTCCAGACCGTCTGCCTTCTGTCTCAGTGGTGGGGAACTCCCACGGAGCAGAAGTATACATGGCATTGGATGGGCATTGCAGCCAGCCTTGCGCAGTCGCTGGAATTGCACCGATC GAGAGCATATGCTAACCTCAACACAAAACATCGGAAGCTAAGGCGAAGGATGTGGTGGGGTATATAT ATACTAGACATTCTCGAATCATTGATCTTGGGTCAAACACCGCACATCAACGACGCATACTGCGATGTGTCGCAGCTCActgaagatgattttgacgACGAGGACGAAGAAATTATCGAGTCACATATGTTAGGAAAACGAACGACCGAATCTACcttattcttgatataccTCTCGGATCTTACTACAAAAA TAAGCAGGTGCCTTTTGATGACCTTCGGTGCCAATGCCGACGAATCGACAAGGACCGAGTCTCTCGAAACTCTCAGTTCATGGGAAACTTCTCTGCCGAAGGAATTACATTATCCAACCTCCACCATCTCGATACAAAATGGCTTTTGGGCTTCTTTGCTCCATTTACTTTATTA CACTTGTCGAATACTCTTACACCGAAATGGATCTCATTTCCCCGATAGAATGGCCGTGGGAACGACCACATTTGATGCTGCCGTCAAAGTGGTCCGAATGCTGGAGGACCTACTTTCGTCAGATGCGCTTTGTTTCTCACCGCTATATGT AATCGCGCCGACCTTTGCTTCCTTGTCTACTCATATCGCCAACATGCAAAGCTCATCCCAAAAAGTCAGGGATGTCTCTGAGCACAGAGTTCATCTATGTATGCTCGTGTTAGACAAACTTCAAGACTACTGGCCGCCTGTTGCTTGGAACTATCGGCTATTTTCTCGGATTCTTCAGGCTTTGAAAGCCCGTCAATCGGTGGATAAATGCCCCCCATATCAAGACTTTTCAGCTAATGCGGGTTTTCGAACCCCACAACCGGGGTCAAGTTCTTCCCGACATAACCAGAACTCACTGGGAGAGAGCTTTGTCTGCGGTTTGGCTAGCGAGTTTCCCATGGTTGATGCAACAGTGGAACCTGTCGACATCGCCACTAcagccttttcttttggagGTCTGCTAATGAACCCCCAGTTTAATGCGGAAATCCCGTTTTTATACCAAGAGAACGCCTATAATCCAGGATTGTAG
- a CDS encoding uncharacterized protein (EggNog:ENOG410PHKD~COG:P,Q~TransMembrane:7 (o27-49i105-123o143-164i176-196o216-233i240-260o266-288i)~BUSCO:3340at33183) → MERRHAHGAHTASSPDGVTSHFDLQRMYWAVLGAFVGAATLANIMNMIIAAQRFSDRTSSPAKPKSFLFRAYATATALIREASQAGLPPLRVWGITVHMPTLGRLSMVLANLVVLMVLCFYKLNTMDEWSWETIGYRTGFMAIAQLPLIILLAGKTNIIGFLTGSGYERLNWLHRWIARTLWLTATVHMGFWFRSWGRYNYIIVKLSTDTLTQRGFAAWCILTYIVIVSAGPVRRLSYEFFVLSHIVTFSGFIAAVWLHSPDEVKAWSWVPIGLLVFDRAVRYVAMAFTNVRLSSSSRGAASTGQRSKWANWATFTPLPGNVTRITIHDAAVSWKPGQHVLLSCHSILPFQSHPFTIASIPSDRKLELLVRAERGGTKKLFDYALKHSKFLGRRNDQPIPQKPKPVVIEGPYGRIRPLQQFDSVVLIASGMGATFTMPLMRDIVEGWKTQYLDPQFAQSKDPLHPNFALTKRIRFIWIVRARAHLAWFIDELHKLKRDLDDCAATSSSFNETRSLEVTIYVTCDEQLSSGAPTSFLPLEWASASQSSFVSQDSVTLEKERVPPAETFTAPSKATSCLRQSGCCCTKKVTDETISMPPCMCSGAASARPSLLPVTASEEAKESTAESRCPTSPQSPQNLLGPCITIRSGRPDTRTIIRSILEQAEGESGVVACGPKGLNADVRRSVVSLSDERAVHKGSGAQGIYLHVEEYGF, encoded by the exons ATGGAACGGCGACATGCCCATGGAGCTCACACGGCTTCCTCCCCTGATGGCGTCACCAGTCATTTTGATCTGCAACGCATGTACTGGGCAGTGTTGGGAGCTTTTGTCGGTGCTGCAACACTCGCCAACATCATGAATATGATCATAGCGGCCCAAAG ATTCTCGGACCGCACTTCTAGCCCTGCAAAGCCGAAAtcgtttctcttcagggcGTATGCCACGGCAACAGCACTGATCAGAGAAGCTTCCCAAGCCGGACTACCTCCCTTGAGGGTTTGGGGAATCACAGTCCATATGCCAACGCTAGGTCGTTTGAGCATGGTCCTGGCAAACTTGGTTGTATTAATGGTCCTCTGTTTCTACAAGCTTAATACTATGGATGAATGGAGCTGGGAAACTATCGGCTATCGAACTGGATTTATGGCCATTGCGCAGCTGCCCCTGATAATTCTCCTAGCAGGTAAAACCAATATCATTGGGTTCCTCACAGGTTCTGGCTACGAACGGCTGAATTGGTTGCACCGATGGATAGCAAGGACTTTATGGCTCACCGCTACGGTTCACATGGGCTTCTGGTTTCGAAGCTGGGGGAGATATAATTATATCATAGTCAAGCTATCGACAGACACGTTGACTCAGAGAGGATTCGCAGCATGGTGCATTCTAACTTACATCGTTATCGTTTCCGCGGGGCCCGTTCGGCGGTTGAGCTACGAGTTCTTCGTCTTGTCTCATATCGTGACATTTTCGGGGTTTATTGCGGCCGTATGGCTTCATTCCCCAGACGAGGTCAAGGCCTGGTCCTGGGTACCTATTGGCCTGCTGGTTTTTGACCGGGCGGTAAGATATGTCGCCATGGCCTTTACCAATGTACGCCTCTCATCCTCTAGTCGGGGAGCGGCGTCCACGGGACAGAGATCGAAATGGGCGAATTGGGCAACATTCACACCATTGCCCGGGAATGTCACGAGGATAACAATTCATGACGCCGCAGTTTCGTGGAAGCCTGGTCAACATGTGCTCCTTTCCTGTCATTCTATCCTGCCATTCCAGAGTCACCCATTTACCATTGCCTCCATCCCATCCGACCGCAAATTAGAACTTCTGGTTCGAGCGGAAAGAGGAGGAACAAAGAAGCTATTCGACTACGCCTTGAAGCATAGTAAGTTCTTAGGGCGGAGAAACGATCAGCCTATTCCGCAAAAACCCAAGCCTGTGGTGATTGAGGGTCCTTATGGCCGGATAAGGCCCCTGCAACAATTTGACAGCGTCGTTTTGATCGCTAGTGGCATGGGTGCCACATTTACCATGCCGCTGATGCGCGATATCGTTGAAGGTTGGAAAACCCAGTATCTTGATCCTCAATTTGCCCAGTCTAAAGATCCGCTCCACCCGAACTTTGCGTTGACCAAACGCATTCGGTTTATCTGGATAGTCCGGGCACGGGCTCATTTGGCCTGGTTTATCGACGAGCTGCATAAATTGAAACGAGACCTCGATGACTGCGCTGCCACGAGCAGTTCATTCAATGAAACGAGAAGTCTTGAGGTAACCATATATGTGACTTGCGACGAACAATTATCTTCGGGGGCACCaacttcttttcttccgtTGGAGTGGGCTTCAGCCTCTCAGTCATCCTTTGTCTCGCAGGATTCGGTGACGCTTGAGAAAGAAAGGGTACCCCCAGCGGAAACCTTCACCGCTCCCAGCAAAGCTACGTCTTGCCTTCGTCAAAGCGGCTGTTGTTGCACCAAAAAAGTCACAGACGAGACTATTTCCATGCCTCCGTGCATGTGCTCTGGGGCAGCTTCAGCCCGTCCCAGTCTGCTACCCGTCACTGCGTCAGAGGAGGCGAAAGAAAGCACCGCAGAAAGCCGCTGTCCTACTTCTCCACAGAGTCCTCAAAACCTACTTGGCCCATGCATCACGATTCGCTCTGGACGTCCAGACACACGCACAATTATACGTTCCATTCTCGAACAAGCCGAAGGAGAAAGCGGCGTCGTCGCGTGCGGGCCAAAGGGATTGAACGCTGATGTCAGACGCAGTGTGGTGTCCCTGAGTGATGAGCGGGCGGTGCATAAGGGCAGTGGGGCCCAGGGGATATACTTACATGTTGAGGAGTATGGGTTTTGA